In the genome of Naumovozyma dairenensis CBS 421 chromosome 7, complete genome, the window CTCCGTCTTTAAGGTCATCTATCCTGTGTAAATAGTCGTCGTCATATTCATCGGCACCATCGTTACGATTAAGATAGTTTATGTCACTCTGATTTTGAGCCCTTTCCATTTGAGGATAATTTTGGCCATTAccatttatattatttttcttatatcTACTGGAGTCTTTGAACGATAATCTGGATAAAATTTCCTCAATTGCCCATAACACAACAGGTTTAGAAGTCTTACTCATTTTGAAACTCTTGtcatcttcaaaatcatGATTACTCCTAGTGATTATTTCTATAAAGGATTCTGATGAAAGAATCTTATTGCTACTACTAGTATTACAACTATTGCTgctttctttaatataGAGTGGTTTGTCATTTGGTAAAGAAGTATACCATTGAAAATGCCCATTAAATTGAGGGATTCTATTATATCGTATAATTGTGTTATAGAAAAAGGGCCCCACGTTGAGGATTGTCATTTTAATCAGTAGAATTAACCAATTTGAGGTGGCATCCAAGTAATCAGTTAACATATTATAGTTTGAATCAAGAATTATACTTGGtgtttcaatatttgaCAATGGATGAAACGTTAAAAGGAATTTGatggataatttattttctggctcattgaatttatcgatatttatttcattatttttattccgtattaaaaaatcaataaagcaaaaatataagaatTCATTGACTTCCCAAGTTTTCCTCAGGATTTTGTTTTGGACAGTGGGTGGTTTCCTTTTGgtatcaaataaataatttaagaTCGATTGACCTGATTTTGTGGTGAAATATGCAATAACTAATGTTTCTAACATTATTGAGAATTTCTTAACTTTCTTAATTTTCCTCATTTCTAAGAAAAAATGTTCATCTTCTAGGAAATCttgtaaattttcaatggtTGGTTTATATATCTTGAATTTGTGATTGGTGAATATTGTCGGTATCAATTCAGACATTGGAGTCAACATAATCTCGTCTTCCTCTGAGTAAAAATTactatcatcatcagcactagttttaaatttaacTTCAGGTTCACGCACTGGTTCTAGGTTAGTATCAGGAGCGGTCTGAATGGTGGTAAATGTAGGCTGATGCATATCAGGAATAGTAGATTTAGATTGTGATTTTGGTTTCGAGTtggattttttctttgccattatgataattttcaattgatattgaaaaaaaaatgagaattaaattaaagttgaatatgtatattatatttatgtTGCTCTAAGCTGGTTTTCTGGATATGCtaaacaaattttcttattgtAGTATTGGTTCGTTCTTAATGGAACCGACAGCGAAGTTTTTTCAGTTCAATCGGTATATTGCACTGTAGCTTACAAAAGAAAGTGGGAAGTCTAATAAATCCTGATGATTTGCTGCAGCTAATGATGCTTGATCTATTTTTCCTAGTCACTGTGTTTTATGTTATGGAGCATCATCCGGTGGCAAACTTTTAGATTTTATACTACATtgatatttaaataatagtTAATTAACCCATTATACGCGCTTAAATCTCCAAATCTCAATAAATTAGCCAAGTCTACATTCAATGGACTTTCAGGTACCGGGTCTTTTAAAAGTAACCAGATAGCCTTCAACGTACTCATAAGATTCCAAACGGGGGTCCAATGATCTTGTTTCAATATATCGAGACATATCTCCCCCGTGTTGTAATTCACGTTACAATGGGGCATCGAGCGAGGTTGGAATTCAAAAAACGGTGGTACAGTGGGGTATTCTTGTGGGAtagttatatataaaatgaaattgaatccGTAATAAGGTGTCCCTTGTGGACCTTTGATTACGGCTTCCCATTTGGTGAGATCTTGGTCGGGATCAATCGGTGCTAATGAGACTATGATGTTATTGAACTCATCATCTTGATTGTTACGATTGttattcaattgtttttgtatagttttatattcttttattattctaGACATCCTTACTCGTTCTATCGATAGGCTGGGTTAATCGTGGATTTGCTTACGTATCAagttgttcttgttctcCAATACTCATTACTCATTGCTTCCAACTCTAGTTGTAGATTATAGATAGTGCAGTGCGCCGagggggggggggggggaAGAGGAACTATAATGgttttaaagaaatttacATACATATTGGTCAAATAACGAAAAAGAAGGGAACTACAACAAAGAaccaaagaaaagagaagagaCAAAAGAACCCAAGTGACCGCTATCATGTCAGGACCTGGTTTCAATCCACAACAAACTCAAAAGTTTTTCAACTTACTAACTAAAGTGGCTTTACCCATTGGGTTATTAGTCACTGGTGTTGATTATTCCATGTATGATGTTAAAGGTGGTTCTCGTGGTGTTATATTCGATAGATTATCTGGTGTTAAGAGTACTGTAGTTGGAGAAGGTACTCATTTCTTAGTACCATGGTTACAAAAAGCTGTCATCTATGATGTTAGAACTAAACCTAAGAGTATTGCTACTAATACAGGTACTAAGGATTTACAAATGGTTTCATTGACTTTAAGGGTGTTACATCGTCCTAATGTTAATGAATTACCCAAGATTTATCAGAATTTAGGGTTGGATTATGATGAGAAGGTTTTGCCATCTATTGGTAATGAAGTCTTGAAAAGTATAGTGGCCCAATTTGATGCTGCTGAGTTAATTACTCAAAGAGAAATTGTTTCTCAAAGGATTAAGAGTGAATTGTCAATGAGGGCCAATGAATTTGGTCTTAGATTAGAGGATGTGTCGATTACTCATATGACATTTGGTCCTGAGTTTACTAAAGCTGTTGAACAAAAGCAAATTGCTCAACAAGATGCTGAGAGAGCTAAATTCTTGGTGGAAAAAGCTGAACAAGAAAGACAAGCCTCAGTGATTAGAGCTGAAGGTGAAGCTGAATCTGCAGAATTTATATCCAAAGCGTTAGCTAAAGTCGGGGATGGGTTATTGTTGATCAGAAGATTAGAAGCTTCTAAGGATATCGCTCAAACTTTAGCTAATTCTCCAAATGTTACTTATTTACCTGGACAAAATCGTCATAGTGGTAGTGGTACTGATGGTGGTAATTCATCACCAAACTCTCTTCTATTAAATATCGGACGTTGAACTAACTAACTAgcttcattttttttttgttattattgcCATTATTCTCGTTCCCCTCCCATGTATATAAAATAGTATTTTAataaaacaagaagaagaaaaattaattaaattctAATGTTTTACGCAAAGAATGTTATGATTTTCATCTTatataaatgaaatgattGCTTATATGTAACTCTGATCTAGAAACCCTACAATGGGGAACCTACACATATCTCTGTAAAACACATATAATATACTAGGAGAATTTTATGCGCGACAACTTATTAAAGCACATACTTTTCTAtgtaaaaatgaaaaattaagatatttatattaattatttgtattgaaatatggaatagataaatatatatatatatatatatattaagCGTTgaatgatatatatatataggaTTGTTCAGAATGtcatattttcaatatgaaatgaatttaagaatgaaaaattggaGAAACGTTTAATAAGGGGGGATAAAAAgattgatttattgattaattgataatatgaATAGTAATTGTAAAAGAGTTGGTATTGGTTTTGCATAACTATGTATAGGTGAATGAGCTTAGACTTGAGAGATTGATGGGACACCAACTTCTGCGGCaccatttcttcttcttcttcttgatgTAAAAGT includes:
- the PEX4 gene encoding E2 ubiquitin-protein ligase peroxin 4 (similar to Saccharomyces cerevisiae PEX4 (YGR133W); ancestral locus Anc_3.495) gives rise to the protein MSRIIKEYKTIQKQLNNNRNNQDDEFNNIIVSLAPIDPDQDLTKWEAVIKGPQGTPYYGFNFILYITIPQEYPTVPPFFEFQPRSMPHCNVNYNTGEICLDILKQDHWTPVWNLMSTLKAIWLLLKDPVPESPLNVDLANLLRFGDLSAYNGLINYYLNINVV
- the PHB1 gene encoding prohibitin subunit PHB1 (similar to Saccharomyces cerevisiae PHB1 (YGR132C); ancestral locus Anc_3.494), whose translation is MSGPGFNPQQTQKFFNLLTKVALPIGLLVTGVDYSMYDVKGGSRGVIFDRLSGVKSTVVGEGTHFLVPWLQKAVIYDVRTKPKSIATNTGTKDLQMVSLTLRVLHRPNVNELPKIYQNLGLDYDEKVLPSIGNEVLKSIVAQFDAAELITQREIVSQRIKSELSMRANEFGLRLEDVSITHMTFGPEFTKAVEQKQIAQQDAERAKFLVEKAEQERQASVIRAEGEAESAEFISKALAKVGDGLLLIRRLEASKDIAQTLANSPNVTYLPGQNRHSGSGTDGGNSSPNSLLLNIGR